One window of Solwaraspora sp. WMMA2056 genomic DNA carries:
- a CDS encoding epoxide hydrolase family protein, with the protein MEPFRIEIPQESLDDLAARLAGVRWPVQPVGAGWERGVPVGYLRDLVGYWRSGYDWRAAEARLNKFPQFVAEVDGARVHFLHVRSPEPGAVPLVVTHGWPGSFVEFLEVVGPLADPRGFGGDPGVAFDVVVPTIPGFGFSGPVSGTGWTLPRVAGVWAELMRRLGYDRYALHGGDFGSLISLEVARQHPARVLGVHVNFLVTGVDTAADPDLSDAERGRLATMARFHTDPAGYVKVQATRPHTLAFGLTDSPVGQLAWIVEKFREWTDPTSALPDAVDRDTLLTNVMLYWLTGTAGSSAALYYEIGAQLRAGAPPVAPWPTEVPVAVAVFPHDFLLPVRRQAMAELPTITRWTEFAHGGHFPALEQPELLVTDLRAFFADRR; encoded by the coding sequence ATGGAGCCGTTCCGTATCGAGATTCCGCAGGAGAGTCTGGATGATCTGGCTGCGCGGTTGGCGGGGGTGCGGTGGCCGGTGCAGCCGGTGGGTGCGGGGTGGGAGCGGGGGGTGCCGGTGGGGTATCTGCGGGATTTGGTGGGGTATTGGCGGTCGGGGTACGACTGGCGTGCGGCGGAGGCGCGGTTGAACAAGTTTCCGCAGTTCGTGGCGGAGGTTGATGGGGCGCGGGTGCATTTTTTGCATGTGCGGTCGCCGGAGCCGGGTGCGGTGCCGTTGGTGGTGACGCATGGGTGGCCGGGGTCGTTTGTGGAGTTTTTGGAGGTGGTGGGTCCGTTGGCGGATCCGCGGGGGTTCGGTGGGGATCCGGGGGTGGCGTTCGATGTGGTGGTGCCGACGATTCCGGGGTTCGGGTTTTCGGGTCCGGTGTCGGGTACGGGGTGGACGTTGCCGCGGGTGGCGGGGGTGTGGGCGGAGTTGATGCGGCGGCTGGGCTACGACCGCTACGCCCTGCACGGTGGCGACTTCGGCTCGTTGATCTCGCTGGAGGTCGCCCGCCAGCACCCGGCGCGGGTGCTGGGCGTGCACGTCAACTTCCTGGTCACCGGGGTGGACACGGCCGCCGACCCGGACCTCAGCGACGCCGAGCGGGGCCGGCTGGCGACGATGGCCCGGTTCCACACCGACCCGGCCGGCTACGTCAAGGTGCAGGCGACCCGGCCGCACACCCTGGCCTTCGGCCTGACCGATTCGCCGGTCGGGCAGCTGGCCTGGATCGTGGAGAAGTTCCGCGAGTGGACCGACCCGACGTCGGCGCTGCCCGACGCGGTCGACCGGGACACGCTGCTGACCAACGTGATGCTGTACTGGCTGACCGGTACGGCCGGGTCGTCGGCGGCGCTCTACTACGAGATCGGCGCGCAGTTGCGCGCCGGGGCCCCGCCGGTGGCACCCTGGCCGACCGAGGTGCCGGTGGCGGTGGCGGTGTTCCCGCACGACTTCCTGCTCCCGGTGCGCCGGCAGGCGATGGCCGAGTTGCCGACCATCACCCGCTGGACCGAGTTCGCCCACGGTGGGCATTTCCCGGCGCTGGAGCAGCCGGAGCTGCTGGTCACGGATCTGCGGGCGTTCTTCGCCGACCGACGGTGA
- a CDS encoding FAD-binding monooxygenase, translating into MAHIVGDRAVVLGGSIAGCLAARVLAPAYREVTVIDRDQLTERDDPRRAVPQGHHIHALLARGQRILEELFPGLTDELVGIGVPVGDFGTSLSWYFNGEMIRKTETGLICVAAGRPLLEARIRQRVKDLGNVTFRDRCDVMHLATTADRRRVTGVHLRDPDGQAEVLDADLLVDATGRGSRTHRWLVELGYPQVAEEKVKMDLTYTTCHYRPPLPFDPIGEQIAIIPVATPQMPRGAIFARLPDRYSISLTGLLGDRPPTDRDGLLAYVRSLPVPEIYRALRDAEPMSEPKSFHFPASVRRRYERMDSFPEGLLMLGDAVCTFNPVYGQGMTAAALQAQILGRHLQQGAPAADGYFRDVARAIDAPWDMSAGPDLGFAGVQGRRTLKVRIGNSYVPRLQAAAVHDPALSGAFLRAAGLVDPLSALMRPNIVRRVLRRRPAAGE; encoded by the coding sequence ATGGCCCACATTGTCGGCGACCGGGCCGTCGTGCTCGGTGGCAGCATTGCCGGTTGTCTGGCCGCCCGGGTCCTCGCCCCGGCCTACCGTGAGGTCACGGTGATCGACCGGGACCAGTTGACCGAGCGGGACGACCCCCGCCGGGCCGTGCCACAGGGCCATCACATTCACGCGCTCCTGGCCCGTGGCCAGCGGATCCTCGAGGAACTGTTTCCCGGGCTCACCGACGAACTGGTCGGCATTGGCGTGCCGGTGGGAGACTTCGGCACCAGTTTGAGCTGGTACTTCAACGGCGAGATGATCCGGAAGACCGAGACCGGGCTGATCTGTGTGGCGGCCGGGCGCCCCCTGCTGGAGGCCCGGATCCGCCAGCGTGTCAAGGACCTGGGCAACGTCACCTTCCGCGACAGGTGCGACGTCATGCACCTGGCCACCACGGCGGACCGCCGCCGGGTCACCGGGGTGCACCTGCGCGACCCCGACGGGCAGGCCGAGGTCCTCGACGCGGACCTGCTGGTCGACGCGACCGGCCGGGGCTCGCGGACCCACCGCTGGCTGGTCGAGCTGGGCTATCCGCAGGTCGCGGAGGAGAAGGTCAAGATGGATCTGACCTACACCACCTGCCACTACCGCCCGCCACTGCCGTTCGACCCGATCGGTGAACAGATCGCGATCATTCCGGTGGCCACCCCACAGATGCCCCGTGGGGCGATCTTCGCCCGTCTGCCGGACCGCTACTCGATATCGCTGACCGGTCTGCTCGGCGACCGCCCACCGACCGACCGGGACGGGCTGCTGGCCTATGTCCGGTCGTTGCCGGTCCCGGAGATCTACCGGGCGCTGCGCGACGCCGAGCCGATGAGCGAGCCGAAGTCGTTCCACTTCCCGGCGAGCGTTCGCCGCCGCTACGAACGCATGGACAGCTTCCCGGAGGGCCTGCTGATGCTCGGGGACGCGGTCTGCACCTTCAACCCGGTCTACGGCCAGGGCATGACGGCCGCCGCGCTACAGGCCCAGATCCTCGGCCGACACCTGCAGCAGGGCGCACCAGCCGCCGACGGCTACTTCCGCGACGTCGCCCGGGCCATCGACGCGCCCTGGGACATGTCGGCCGGGCCGGACCTCGGTTTCGCCGGGGTACAGGGACGGCGGACGCTGAAGGTCCGCATCGGCAACTCGTACGTGCCGCGGCTGCAGGCGGCCGCCGTACACGACCCGGCGCTGTCCGGCGCATTCCTGCGCGCCGCCGGTCTGGTCGACCCGCTGAGCGCGCTGATGCGGCCCAACATCGTCCGACGGGTCCTGCGCCGGCGGCCCGCCGCCGGAGAATGA
- a CDS encoding epoxide hydrolase family protein, which yields MEPFRIEIPQESLDDLAARLAGVRWPVQPVGAGWERGVPVGYLRDLVGYWRSGYDWRAAEARLNKFPQFVAEVDGARVHFLHVRSPEPGAVPLVVTHGWPGSFVEFLEVVGPLADPRGFGGDPGVAFDVVVPTIPGFGFSGPVSGTGWTLPRVAGVWAELMRRLGYDRFVVQGGDLGAWISLTLAGMFPDKVLGAHVNFLVTPPSGDPADLAGLSGTELSRLGLLTTYANELSGYMKLQTTRPQTLAYSLTDSPVGQLAWIVEKFKDWTDSASVPEDAVDRDTLLTNVMLYWLTGTGATSAHFYFDNADVMPTAPTPPPPPPPLQVPLGVAVYPRDPAQPIRRFADQGFPNIVHWAEYDRGGHFPALEVPDLFVEDLRQFARALPR from the coding sequence ATGGAGCCGTTCCGTATCGAGATTCCGCAGGAGAGTCTGGATGATCTGGCTGCGCGGTTGGCGGGGGTGCGGTGGCCGGTGCAGCCGGTGGGTGCGGGGTGGGAGCGGGGGGTGCCGGTGGGGTATCTGCGGGATTTGGTGGGGTATTGGCGGTCGGGGTACGACTGGCGTGCGGCGGAGGCGCGGTTGAACAAGTTTCCGCAGTTCGTGGCGGAGGTTGATGGGGCGCGGGTGCATTTTTTGCATGTGCGGTCGCCGGAGCCGGGTGCGGTGCCGTTGGTGGTGACGCATGGGTGGCCGGGGTCGTTTGTGGAGTTTTTGGAGGTGGTGGGTCCGTTGGCGGATCCGCGGGGGTTCGGTGGGGATCCGGGGGTGGCGTTCGATGTGGTGGTGCCGACGATTCCGGGGTTCGGGTTTTCGGGTCCGGTGTCGGGTACGGGGTGGACGTTGCCGCGGGTGGCGGGGGTGTGGGCGGAGTTGATGCGGCGGCTGGGCTACGACCGCTTCGTCGTGCAGGGCGGTGACCTCGGTGCCTGGATCAGCCTGACCCTCGCCGGCATGTTTCCCGACAAGGTCCTCGGCGCTCATGTGAACTTCCTGGTCACCCCGCCGAGCGGAGACCCGGCCGACCTCGCCGGCCTGTCCGGGACCGAGTTGTCGCGGCTGGGGTTGCTGACCACCTACGCCAACGAGCTGTCGGGCTACATGAAACTGCAGACCACCCGGCCGCAGACCCTCGCGTACAGCTTGACGGACTCGCCGGTCGGCCAGCTGGCCTGGATCGTGGAGAAGTTCAAGGACTGGACCGACTCGGCATCGGTGCCGGAGGACGCGGTCGACCGGGACACCCTGCTGACCAACGTGATGCTCTACTGGCTGACCGGCACCGGTGCGACCTCTGCGCACTTCTACTTCGACAACGCCGACGTGATGCCGACCGCACCCACCCCGCCGCCCCCGCCCCCGCCGCTGCAGGTGCCTCTGGGGGTGGCGGTCTACCCGCGCGATCCCGCCCAGCCGATCAGGCGGTTCGCGGACCAGGGGTTCCCGAACATCGTCCACTGGGCGGAGTACGACCGAGGGGGGCATTTCCCGGCCCTGGAGGTGCCGGACCTGTTCGTCGAGGACCTGCGGCAGTTCGCCCGCGCCCTGCCGCGCTGA
- a CDS encoding acyl-CoA dehydrogenase family protein encodes MTTTSTIPARAELVTRAADLVPLLRSRAQWADENRRLADDVVEAMADAGIFRMRLPRRFGGYECDARTMVEVAMHLGRGDSATAFTVAVWWITSWNLGLFPDEAQDEVFSTPDVRVCGTLAPTGTAQPVDGGIQVTGRWGFNSGAAHSQWKLLSALLPTADGGMEPIMAVVPVGDVELVDDWQVGGLRGTGSVTALAQDLFIPAHRYVRIGPLLGQQYYSTLNADLRLYRAPMIAAISAATVGKMVGVAKGALEGFFERLPGRAITYTSYDSQREAPYTHLQVAEASLKIDEAEYHAYRLADMVDGKSDADEPWTLQERAYARVAVGRVCQLAKEATDIVALASGGSSIYSQVPIQRLQRDIQAMALHALNLPSNNLELYGRVLCGLEPNSPFV; translated from the coding sequence ATGACCACTACTTCCACCATCCCGGCGCGAGCGGAACTCGTCACGCGTGCCGCGGATCTCGTACCGTTGTTGCGCTCGCGGGCGCAATGGGCGGACGAGAACCGGCGCCTGGCCGACGACGTCGTCGAGGCGATGGCCGACGCCGGCATCTTCCGGATGCGGCTGCCCCGCCGGTTCGGCGGCTACGAGTGTGACGCCCGGACCATGGTCGAGGTCGCGATGCACCTCGGCCGTGGCGATTCGGCGACCGCCTTCACCGTCGCGGTCTGGTGGATCACCTCGTGGAATCTCGGGTTGTTCCCCGACGAGGCGCAGGACGAGGTGTTCTCGACCCCCGACGTACGGGTCTGCGGCACACTGGCCCCGACCGGCACCGCGCAGCCGGTCGACGGTGGCATCCAGGTGACCGGACGGTGGGGTTTCAACAGCGGAGCCGCGCACAGTCAGTGGAAGCTGCTGTCGGCCCTGCTGCCCACCGCCGACGGCGGGATGGAGCCGATCATGGCGGTGGTGCCGGTCGGCGACGTCGAACTCGTCGACGACTGGCAGGTGGGCGGGTTGCGCGGCACGGGCAGCGTCACGGCCCTCGCCCAGGACCTGTTCATTCCCGCACACCGCTACGTCCGGATCGGTCCGCTGCTCGGTCAGCAGTACTACTCCACACTCAACGCCGACCTGCGGCTGTACCGTGCACCGATGATCGCGGCGATCTCGGCGGCGACGGTCGGCAAGATGGTCGGGGTGGCCAAGGGCGCCCTGGAGGGCTTCTTCGAGCGCCTGCCGGGACGGGCGATCACCTACACCAGCTACGACAGCCAGCGTGAGGCACCGTACACCCACCTTCAGGTGGCCGAGGCGAGCTTGAAGATCGACGAGGCGGAGTACCACGCCTACCGGCTCGCCGACATGGTGGATGGCAAGTCCGATGCCGACGAGCCCTGGACGTTGCAGGAACGCGCCTACGCCCGGGTGGCGGTGGGTCGGGTGTGCCAGCTGGCGAAGGAGGCGACCGACATCGTCGCCCTGGCAAGCGGCGGATCCTCCATCTATTCACAGGTGCCGATCCAGCGGTTGCAACGCGATATCCAGGCGATGGCGTTGCACGCGTTGAATCTGCCGAGCAACAACCTCGAACTCTACGGACGAGTGTTGTGCGGACTGGAGCCGAACTCGCCGTTCGTGTAG
- a CDS encoding NAD-dependent epimerase/dehydratase family protein, whose translation MSGSKVLVIGAAGYIGSAVAAAFAAAGHRVSGLQRPGGRPVPRAYRAVPGDLTDPPSLVAAVDGFDLVVHVGALRDDRYEQPGLRALLGTGTPMLYTSGVDVLGPGEVTEDSPPEPHPIVAWRAPSEIAVRAHGGRLIRPGLVYGNGGGVVHHMLAPMTARLGCGIFLGEPGVRWAAVHVEDLARLFVAVAERAAPGTAWNAVAETVRVDDIARAIGGGVARSLPVDQAPPEIHDIAGLFRYDQAVSAERTRREMSWQPVHESILDELGRWSPAARSDHALEGHR comes from the coding sequence ATGTCCGGGTCGAAAGTGCTCGTCATCGGGGCCGCCGGCTACATCGGCTCGGCCGTCGCGGCGGCGTTCGCCGCCGCCGGTCACCGGGTGTCCGGGTTGCAGCGACCCGGCGGTCGTCCGGTCCCACGCGCCTACCGCGCCGTACCTGGTGACCTCACCGACCCGCCTTCGCTGGTCGCGGCCGTCGACGGGTTCGACTTGGTGGTGCACGTGGGCGCGTTGCGTGACGACCGGTACGAGCAGCCCGGGTTGCGCGCCCTGCTCGGTACCGGGACACCGATGCTGTACACGTCGGGCGTCGACGTGCTCGGGCCCGGTGAGGTCACCGAGGACAGCCCGCCCGAGCCCCACCCGATCGTGGCCTGGCGGGCACCGAGCGAGATCGCCGTACGTGCCCACGGTGGCCGGTTGATCCGGCCCGGCCTCGTCTACGGCAACGGCGGCGGCGTCGTACACCACATGCTGGCACCGATGACCGCCCGGCTGGGCTGCGGCATCTTCCTCGGTGAGCCAGGCGTGCGGTGGGCGGCGGTGCATGTCGAGGACCTGGCCCGGCTGTTCGTCGCGGTCGCCGAGCGGGCGGCACCGGGCACCGCCTGGAACGCCGTCGCCGAGACCGTCCGGGTCGACGACATCGCCCGGGCGATCGGTGGCGGCGTGGCCAGGTCCCTGCCGGTCGACCAGGCGCCGCCGGAGATTCACGACATCGCCGGCCTGTTCCGCTACGACCAGGCGGTCTCGGCCGAGCGGACCCGCCGGGAGATGTCCTGGCAACCGGTGCACGAGTCGATCCTCGACGAACTCGGTCGCTGGTCGCCCGCCGCCCGGTCGGATCACGCGCTCGAAGGTCACCGCTAG
- a CDS encoding glycosyltransferase, whose product MVVPTYNRSAYVRHTLANLARQTLPPDEFDVIVADDGSTDDTREVVESFAGKLQVAYHYQPDEGFRAPAARNAGARLARSPLLVFFDAGVIPGPDCLRQHLALHADPQAHRAVIGYAYAYNPPYPMPGIAEALAELPPEAVVERFRRNPAFLDIRHVEMAACDFDVSRRALPWTLFFSLNCSVRADDYWRAGGFAEAFRKWGLEDMEVAYRLHRDGVSFVVSRDAWIVESPHERSEEANWLAIQENIDVFLARHPEPVIELGWGLIKNELIWEWDDEYQRLTRWLDQIRDRQVIDELAGALARMEDPGRIAVLGAGAAVPATMPDAVLLEPDGELCRSAADDRQRTHALGLRTPLADSAVDTVLITSRLAGLWDRWGPQLLAEGRRIGRRVHLTGDFGDPVLGLRTDA is encoded by the coding sequence GTGGTCGTCCCGACCTACAACCGCAGTGCCTATGTCCGGCACACCTTGGCCAATCTGGCGCGCCAGACCCTGCCGCCGGACGAGTTCGACGTGATCGTCGCCGACGACGGCTCCACCGACGACACCCGCGAGGTGGTCGAGTCGTTCGCCGGCAAGCTGCAGGTCGCCTACCACTACCAGCCGGACGAGGGGTTCCGGGCACCGGCGGCGCGCAACGCCGGGGCCCGGCTGGCCCGGTCGCCGCTGCTGGTCTTCTTCGACGCCGGGGTGATCCCCGGCCCGGACTGTCTCCGCCAGCACCTGGCCCTGCACGCCGACCCGCAGGCACACCGGGCGGTCATCGGCTACGCCTACGCCTACAACCCGCCGTACCCGATGCCGGGCATCGCCGAGGCGCTGGCCGAACTTCCTCCGGAAGCGGTGGTCGAGCGGTTCCGGCGCAACCCGGCCTTCCTGGACATTCGCCATGTCGAGATGGCCGCCTGCGACTTCGACGTCAGCCGTCGGGCGCTGCCGTGGACGCTGTTCTTCAGCCTGAACTGCTCCGTGCGCGCCGACGACTACTGGCGGGCCGGCGGCTTCGCCGAAGCGTTCCGCAAGTGGGGCCTGGAGGACATGGAGGTCGCCTACCGGCTGCACCGCGACGGCGTGTCGTTCGTCGTGTCCCGCGACGCGTGGATCGTCGAATCCCCGCACGAGCGCAGCGAGGAAGCGAACTGGCTGGCGATCCAGGAGAACATCGACGTCTTCCTGGCCCGTCATCCCGAGCCGGTGATCGAGCTCGGCTGGGGCCTGATCAAGAACGAGCTGATCTGGGAATGGGACGACGAGTACCAGCGGCTGACCCGCTGGCTCGACCAGATCCGCGACCGTCAGGTCATCGACGAACTGGCCGGCGCGCTGGCGCGGATGGAGGACCCGGGGCGGATCGCCGTACTGGGCGCCGGAGCGGCGGTGCCGGCGACGATGCCCGACGCCGTCCTGCTCGAACCGGACGGTGAGCTGTGCCGGTCGGCCGCCGACGATCGGCAGCGTACCCATGCTCTCGGGTTGCGCACTCCGTTGGCCGACTCCGCCGTGGACACCGTCCTGATCACGTCCCGGCTGGCCGGGCTCTGGGACCGCTGGGGGCCGCAGTTGCTGGCCGAGGGGCGGCGAATCGGGCGTCGGGTCCACCTCACCGGCGACTTCGGTGACCCGGTGCTGGGGTTGCGGACCGACGCCTGA
- a CDS encoding ABC transporter ATP-binding protein, with amino-acid sequence MIGVLRVSARILATSWRLDRRKTFVSVVLMLAGAAAAPMLAVVLGVMTNAVVTGRTADATVAGVAAAALVIASLTFSHFAHVAYFELSELAELDFDEQLLRLSNGSVLIDHHEQPDQADALTVLQQESRQFRTSLESLMNGLGLSLAIVLTGILLAWVNPVLLLLPLAAVPPLVAGRIAERIRDASRTATAEPTRVALNLFHLATSATHAGELRVFRLAGELRDRHARLWDSATRRLWRAHLTGTAVQAAGQLIFALGYVGAVLLVVRDAITGQRAIGDIVLVIVLAVAVNQQVTMAVTLLQDLQRMASAYRRLADFRATVDAADRHRPVSGSAPTDDLPAPVPAQSALVTQPAPTQRLTRGIEFADVSFSYPGTDVPVLRDVRLTLPAGARVAIVGENGAGKTSLIKLLCGFYRPTGGRILVDGVDLAAMDTPQWWERISVGFQDFARYEFDLQHAVGLGDLPQADSPEAVHDALVRAQARSVLTHLPDGLRTQLGKSYADGAELSGGQWQRLALGRAMMRRQPLLLVLDEPASAMDPAAEHALFERYADQAVRVAEASGAITVFVSHRFSTVRMADLIVVLRDGRVAEVGTHSALLADSGLYAELFTLQAEAYR; translated from the coding sequence ATGATCGGCGTACTGCGGGTCAGTGCCCGGATCCTGGCCACCTCCTGGCGTCTGGACCGCCGCAAGACGTTCGTCTCGGTGGTACTGATGCTCGCCGGTGCCGCGGCGGCACCGATGCTGGCGGTGGTGCTGGGAGTGATGACCAACGCGGTGGTCACCGGCCGGACGGCGGACGCGACCGTCGCCGGGGTCGCCGCCGCCGCTCTGGTCATCGCCAGTCTGACCTTTTCGCACTTCGCGCACGTGGCCTACTTCGAACTGTCCGAACTGGCCGAGCTCGACTTCGACGAGCAACTGCTCCGGTTGTCCAACGGATCCGTACTGATCGACCATCACGAGCAGCCGGACCAGGCCGACGCGCTCACCGTACTGCAGCAGGAGAGCCGGCAGTTCCGCACCAGCCTGGAGTCACTGATGAACGGGCTGGGGCTGAGTCTGGCGATCGTACTGACCGGCATCCTGCTCGCCTGGGTCAATCCGGTCCTGCTGCTGCTGCCACTGGCAGCGGTCCCGCCGCTGGTGGCCGGGCGGATCGCCGAACGGATCCGGGACGCCTCGCGGACCGCGACCGCCGAACCCACCCGGGTCGCCCTCAACCTGTTCCACCTGGCCACGTCCGCCACCCACGCGGGCGAGCTGCGGGTGTTCCGGCTCGCCGGTGAGCTGCGGGACCGGCACGCCCGGCTGTGGGACAGCGCCACCCGGCGGTTGTGGCGGGCCCACTTGACCGGTACGGCGGTGCAGGCCGCCGGGCAGCTCATCTTCGCGCTCGGCTACGTCGGCGCGGTGCTGCTGGTGGTGCGGGACGCGATCACCGGGCAACGGGCCATCGGTGACATCGTCCTGGTGATCGTCTTGGCGGTCGCGGTCAACCAACAGGTCACCATGGCGGTGACCCTGCTGCAGGATCTGCAACGGATGGCCAGCGCCTACCGGCGACTGGCCGACTTCCGGGCAACCGTCGACGCCGCCGACCGGCACCGGCCCGTGTCCGGGTCGGCTCCGACCGACGACCTGCCGGCACCGGTGCCTGCGCAGTCGGCGCTGGTCACGCAGCCCGCGCCGACGCAACGGTTGACGCGTGGCATCGAGTTCGCCGACGTCAGTTTCAGTTACCCCGGCACCGACGTGCCGGTGCTGCGCGACGTGCGGCTGACCCTGCCGGCGGGTGCCCGGGTGGCGATCGTCGGCGAGAACGGTGCCGGCAAGACCAGCCTCATCAAGTTGCTGTGCGGCTTCTACCGGCCGACCGGTGGGCGGATCCTCGTCGACGGGGTCGACCTCGCGGCCATGGACACGCCGCAGTGGTGGGAGCGGATCTCGGTCGGCTTCCAGGACTTCGCCCGCTACGAGTTCGACCTGCAGCATGCCGTCGGCCTCGGGGACCTGCCACAGGCGGACTCCCCCGAGGCGGTGCACGACGCACTGGTCCGGGCACAGGCCCGCAGCGTACTGACGCACCTGCCGGACGGGCTGCGTACCCAGCTCGGCAAGAGCTACGCCGACGGCGCGGAACTGTCCGGCGGACAGTGGCAACGGCTCGCGCTGGGTCGGGCGATGATGCGTCGGCAGCCCCTGCTGCTGGTGCTCGACGAGCCGGCGTCGGCGATGGACCCGGCCGCCGAACACGCGCTGTTCGAACGGTACGCCGATCAGGCGGTCCGGGTGGCGGAGGCGTCGGGGGCGATCACGGTGTTCGTCTCGCACCGCTTCTCGACCGTCCGGATGGCCGACCTGATCGTGGTCCTGCGTGACGGCCGGGTCGCCGAGGTCGGCACGCACAGCGCACTGCTGGCCGACAGCGGACTGTACGCGGAGCTGTTCACGCTGCAGGCCGAGGCCTACCGGTAG
- a CDS encoding ABC transporter ATP-binding protein, which yields MISRDRVTERWNIVRLAPRAGIAPVTLLAAIYLVLGLLPVAFIVATSVVIGRVPQAVTDGLGSPAWDALVTVFLIAAAAFVGQQILAPVATSLGTLVSRRIDGHVFDELMAASLRGTGVAALENQQVLNHLRTAARELEFGFQSPGQAVPGLLALIARYTQLTGYAVLVGMHFSWLAAIGLGSAVLLFRYGQRGGLRKYAQVRFDLATPERKVDYVRQLATGSAAGKEIRIFGLVGWLQQTLREAYLGLLRPVWAARRRIYLWPFIGFASWGLLVSTAVFAALGSTAEAAALTTFVLVMQAILGMLRLSEYYPEADAATAIGMHAYEAVRRFAAHADSVTRESTDDRGDARGGPGTTSTAPTAATAVPRPESQIWFDDVSFHYPGQDRPVLNRLNLTIPVGQCTAIVGLNGAGKTTLVKLLARLYEPTSGRIYLDGVDIANYPVDQWRARLGVIFQDFARYEASAADNIVFGAVHARHDTAGVRAAAEAVGLGSTLEGLPAGMDTPLARHLTGGVDLSGGQWQRVALARALFALRHGASIVVLDEPTASLDVRAEARFFDEFAGLTQQATTLLISHRFSSVRRADRIVVIADGVVIEQGGHDELMALGGQYARLFRLQADRFVDPAEVVA from the coding sequence ATGATCAGCCGGGACCGGGTCACGGAGCGATGGAACATCGTCCGGCTGGCACCGCGGGCCGGGATCGCCCCGGTGACGCTGCTCGCCGCGATCTACCTGGTACTCGGCCTGCTGCCGGTGGCGTTCATCGTCGCCACCAGCGTCGTGATCGGCCGGGTGCCGCAGGCGGTCACCGACGGGCTGGGTTCGCCGGCCTGGGACGCGCTGGTCACGGTGTTCCTGATCGCCGCCGCGGCCTTCGTGGGCCAGCAGATCCTCGCCCCGGTGGCCACCTCACTGGGAACGTTGGTGTCGCGCCGCATCGACGGCCACGTCTTCGACGAGTTGATGGCCGCGTCACTGCGCGGCACCGGGGTCGCCGCGCTCGAGAACCAACAGGTGCTCAACCACCTGCGCACCGCCGCGCGCGAGTTGGAGTTCGGCTTCCAGAGTCCCGGTCAGGCGGTGCCCGGGCTGCTGGCGCTCATCGCCCGCTACACCCAGCTCACCGGCTACGCGGTGCTGGTCGGAATGCACTTCTCCTGGCTGGCGGCGATCGGCCTGGGCAGCGCCGTGCTGCTGTTCCGGTACGGGCAGCGAGGTGGACTGCGCAAGTACGCGCAGGTCCGGTTCGACCTGGCCACCCCGGAGCGCAAGGTCGACTACGTCCGGCAGTTGGCCACCGGCAGTGCGGCCGGCAAGGAGATCCGCATCTTCGGGCTGGTCGGATGGCTGCAGCAGACCCTGCGGGAGGCGTACCTCGGGCTGTTGCGACCGGTGTGGGCGGCCCGACGACGCATCTACCTGTGGCCGTTCATCGGCTTCGCGTCCTGGGGCCTGCTGGTGAGCACGGCGGTGTTCGCCGCCCTGGGCAGCACCGCCGAAGCCGCCGCTCTGACGACGTTCGTGCTGGTCATGCAGGCGATCCTGGGCATGTTACGGCTCAGCGAGTACTACCCGGAGGCGGACGCGGCCACCGCGATCGGCATGCACGCCTACGAGGCGGTCCGGCGCTTCGCGGCCCACGCGGACAGCGTGACCCGGGAATCCACCGACGACCGCGGCGACGCGCGCGGTGGACCGGGCACGACTTCCACCGCGCCGACGGCGGCCACCGCCGTGCCTCGACCGGAGTCGCAGATCTGGTTCGACGACGTCAGCTTCCACTATCCGGGTCAGGACCGACCGGTGCTCAACCGGCTGAACCTGACCATCCCGGTCGGCCAGTGCACCGCCATCGTCGGGCTCAACGGTGCCGGCAAGACCACCCTGGTCAAGCTTCTCGCCCGGCTGTACGAGCCGACCTCGGGTCGGATCTACCTCGACGGGGTCGACATCGCGAACTATCCGGTCGACCAGTGGCGGGCCCGCCTTGGGGTGATCTTCCAGGACTTCGCCCGGTACGAGGCGTCAGCCGCCGACAACATCGTCTTCGGCGCGGTCCACGCCCGGCACGACACCGCCGGTGTCCGGGCCGCCGCCGAGGCCGTCGGCCTCGGATCGACGCTGGAGGGCCTGCCCGCCGGAATGGACACGCCGCTGGCCCGGCACCTCACCGGCGGGGTCGACCTGTCCGGCGGGCAATGGCAGCGGGTCGCGTTGGCCCGCGCGCTGTTCGCCCTGCGCCACGGTGCGTCGATCGTCGTGCTCGACGAACCGACGGCCAGTCTCGACGTACGGGCCGAGGCCCGCTTCTTCGACGAGTTCGCCGGGTTGACCCAGCAGGCGACGACACTGCTGATCTCACACCGGTTCTCCAGCGTGCGCCGGGCCGACCGGATCGTGGTGATCGCCGACGGCGTCGTCATCGAACAGGGCGGACACGACGAACTCATGGCGCTGGGCGGGCAGTACGCGCGGTTGTTCCGGTTGCAGGCCGACCGGTTCGTGGATCCGGCGGAGGTGGTCGCATGA